The Panicum virgatum strain AP13 chromosome 3N, P.virgatum_v5, whole genome shotgun sequence genome includes the window CAAGCTAAGGGTTGCTGTAGTGCTCAGAATCTAGCATGATTGCACTGTTGTCACTGTCCCAAAGAGTCCCACTCAAATCTTTGAGTTTAGGGACCTTTGCCCACTTTTGCCTCCACTTCCTGAGGTGGTTGTCCACTTGAGTAGGGCTAACAATATCACCAGTGAACTCACTCAACTGTTTGGCCACTAGGTGACGGGGGTGTAAACCCGGGATCCCTGACATGCCCGATTCCTACAGTGACAGCCCAACAAGCCTGTTGGGCTCACTGCGGTGTAGCCCGCCAACCGGCGCAGGCGACTGCCTTTCTTCAGAAGCCATCACGGTCAAGGGCCAGCCCTCAGAGGACACGTGGAGGCCTTCCGAACTAGCGCCCCGGGTCAGCGCCGTACCAGGCGACCCGAGCCGTGTGCTCCAAGAATGTCACCCCATGTAATGGGCGTGCCAGTCAAGCCAGGCCCCGTACAGGCTCCACGACGCCCGCTCCTCTCCTCCCACTGCACGAACGTGGTCTACAGGGACTTCTGACAAGGGCACAGTGCCAGCCGTGCGGGCCCGTGACACAACGGGAGAGGGTGTCAACGAACATCGCCTCCCACGCCGTAATGATGGCCTCCCCTGCAGACTACTCCATTACGCCAGCAGGTGTGACCGGATGGCCCCACCTGGCCGCGGCAAGGCACCCCTCACCTGGCGTGCTGTCCTTCAGACAGAAGCTACGCAAGGAGGACGTGCAGTAGCTCTGCGGATAAGAGGCATAGGTACAGACGGACAAGACGGGAGATGACCCCCTGAGCGACCGTCCGAGTGACAAGGCCACTCCGACTGGCCAAAGATGGGACAGCACTTAGACAACCCAGTGCCCAAGAAAACCAACCGGACTCAAGCCTCCCCACTCCCAACTGATCGGGTGGGCCCCGACGACTAACAAAGATAAATAAAGGACTCCCTGGCGTAACCAAGACACAATGATAGATATATGTAAATAGGGGGCCCaccttgaactataaaagggaaagcctaggaaagggttggactcctagAGGTTCGACACTGCCCGAaaagcttgtaagctcccctctgaactttgagcacccgggctcgagagcaatagagcaagaacaccaccccccatactggacgtagagCATTTCtggcccgaaccagtctaaaacctcgagtctttgcgtgctagaccatatccgatcaaacgcacaacaaacgagcaatcgagtagtgTATTAGTCGCCCATTCTTGGCAGCGACACTAGGTTCACATCCTTATCCTTGAAAACCTTGTCTGGCCTACTACCATCACTCAAAAGTTGTGCCATCCTCCTTAGGACAAATCCAGATGAGGCATTGTTTCACCTCATGAGTCCAGCAGttgcagctgctgctggtgaGGGAGCAACAGGAGGTGCAGCAACTGCAGGTGCTGCTGGTGGGGGAGCAACAGGAGGAGACTCATCAAAGTGCACCTGGACATACCCATCCTGACCACTAGCATCCTCAATACTAGCAGGAGCCATCCTAATAGTCACAACAACATGAGGTCATATGAAGAGACAAGACAATAGCATAAAAGCGAAATAGCACACATAACATCAAATATGGGTCTCAATTATGTCCAAATATTATTACATCAGCATCACAAATCCAAGTGTTCTAGCCACGGCCAAGAAATTAGATATTACAAAGAATTAAGTAACATTAATCAAGTCCTATGAGTACCCCTCCCATCCCATATTGCACTGCAGATTGCATCTCTCCTAGCTGCCATGGCTTGGGAGTCTTGGGTCAAAATGTCATCAACAGGTTGAGTGTCATGCTCCAAAGGTGGCACCCATTGTTCAGTGGATTGGACAACTTCATCTACCCCATAGCCTAGGATCCAGTTGTGCAGGATGCAACAAGCTAGGACAAGCTTCACCTGTGTTTTGTAAGGGTGGAAGGGCTTGTTGTCTAGGATTCTGAACCTGTTCTTGAGTGCCCAAAAGGCCCTCTCAATTGTTACCCTAAGTGAGGAGTGCCTCAAGTTGAACAACTCCCTTGCATTGGTTGGTCGGTTTCTTGGACCATACTCTGACAAATGATACTTAACCCCCCTGTAGGGAGGAAGGAGACCAGTGCGGCAACCATACTCTGCATCTACAAGGTAGAATTTACCTACAAGGACACAAAAGACAACCTAAGGCCACTAATCTGGATAAGGACAGTGTACATGTTCATTTCAAATGTAGGATAATTACCTTCAGGTACAATAAAACCATCATTTCTCTCAATTGCATCTGCAAGTATGAGGGCATCATGTGCTGAACCCTCCCAACCAGCTAGAACATAGGTGAACTTCATGTCAAAGGCCACTACAGCCATGACATTTTGTGTGGTGTCTTTGTGCCTACCTTTGAATGGTTGCTGAATGCGTCTAGGCACTCTGGCCAACACATGGGTGCCATCTATTGCACCAACACAGTCCTAGAAACCAATGCATGTTTCATTAGAACAAGGCAAGACAACTAATTGTGCAGTAGTTTTCCCACAATGTGATTAATGGGTGCTTACCTGCAAGTATGGGTTCCATTTGTGGCTCCCAAGGATTTTTGCATTGGTGGTGGTAGATGGAGGCTTGATCATGTCATTTCTAAGCTCACCAACAGCATACAAAACTTGGTGAACGTGCCTGTGGACTGTCTCAATGGACCTCCTAAAGGATTGGTGCACCACCCTAAACCTCTGATTGCAGCTTGTTCCTTAATAGAAACACCAGCATTGTCCTGAAGCAGCCCCCTAGTTCTAAAAAGGTTGCACAAAGAGAAAACGGGCATTCTCCTCATCCTTAACATAGACACACATTCTACATCTGTGGAATGGTAGATGCCCTGCAGAGTTCTCTGTCTATTGTGCTCAGCATCACTTCTAAGGTTATACAAGAGAGGGTTAGGCTCTAAGTCAGGCTCAGATTCAGGTTCATCCCTTACTCTTTTCAGAGTAGACACAACAACAGACACCATGCAAACTATCATCCAAGTAGCTTGCCTGACCATCATGGTACAATTCTCAGCAGAAACATCCATCTACATACATGTTAATTCAAAGAACATCTAGATTTAGACAGCCCTGGCTAGCATCAGCATGGAAATGTAAGcttaaatcaaaaaaatgtgCACGACTGCTTGATTGAACAAGCCTCCCAGTGCACTGGACTACATCATCGACCACAGCAAAACCATAAACCAGTGCACTTGACAACATGATCGACCACAACAAGACCATGAACCAGTGAAACTTAGGTAAATCACAAAAACTAAACCCAAGCATCAGGGCTACAAGGAAAGGAGAAGGATTGGGGGTCCATTTCACCTTGGGGTGCTCGGTGGAGGCACAGGAACACGAAGaccaggaagaagaggaagcagatCCGGTCcgcaggaaaccctaggtcaccGCCGCCACCGATGAAGAAGCGCGTCGCCCGGAGTCCCAGCGATGGAGCAGGTGCATCGCGGAGTACAAGCCGAACCGCGGCGAGGGAACGGAGAAGCCCACCGGGGAAGAAGCACTGCTCACTGCACCACCACCAAAACCTAGTTGGTATCTCACGGGAATGGAGTGAGGGAGAGGGGAAAGGGGAGAGGGGAGACGGCGACAGGGAGGAGGCTTCCCTTTATACGCCATGGATTTCACGGCGGAGAGTTGGCGTGAGGAACTTTCACCATTCCCGCACGAGCCCGCGCGAGCTGCCCACCGTCGCCCGAATCGCGCCCAAATTGGCCGCCATGCGTCGCGCGGAGCCGAGCTCCCCAGCTACGAGATCTTTTCTCGTACGAGAGGAGCCTAGCGGAGGGGGCGATTTTGGCCCTAGCAGGCCGGGCTGAGGGAGGGGAAAGTGGAGCCAAACGCCTGGATGGGCTCCCGGGAGCGCAGCCGAGCCCACAGACCACCTTATCAAACACGCCCTATGTGCCTCCCAGCCAGGCCCGTGGAAAACGTAGAAATCAAGCGTTTCTAGCAGGCCAGGCTGGCGTGATGCAAGCTAGGATGTGCAAGCTACATGAGAGAAGAGAGCAGCGGTGCAAGGACAACTCGTGCGCCCCGGCAACCAAACAGCTTCCCCACTTGGCCATGCTGCATGCGTGCAGTCAACCAAACGGTAAGCAACTGGATGACAGCAGCCTCGCCAAGAAGGGCCTGGCTCAGCCAGTGCGATGCAGGCTGGGGCATGCGGTCTCTAACTTGGGCATCTGGTGCAAAGAAAAAATTGCATGCAAGGTCCCATTGTCACAGAGGTGAGAGGGAATCAAAGAACAATAGATGCCACTGtccaggagagagaagagagaatcTTTATATTAACTAATGTAAATGTGAGATCAACATTACATCGAGAAATAATGCTAAACGTTGGAGCTTGTTTTGCTAAGCTAGCACTCCATACGTCGGTCCCATATTAGCACAACAATAGGGAGCAATACACTTGTGTTGCCCTTATAGACCCGAGGTATAATGGGGTTGCAGTGACGAGCACTCGCTACATTTGTGACGTACACCAACTAGATCTTCAGAGACAAACTGTAACGTCATTGTCGTCGCTTTAGATTTTGTAAGACTGCGTTGTCCCAAAAACTTCATTCAGCTGTATTCACATAAGTTCGCCGAAGAAAGTAAGAAAGCGATAGCAGCTGTTGTCTTTTGCAGACGAAAGCACTTAAGAGTGTTCGTGAAAGACAAACTGCAGCCCGGCAACGCACAAATAACACAATTTAATTGGGAATATATGGTGTGACCAATGGCTGGCGAAAGCAGTTGCCCACGACAAAACGTCAACAGCCCACGATAGCAGCTTGGAGTTCTGGGCGCTTCGGTTAGTCGAAGCTCCTGCAAGTTTACAAAAACCAAACATGATATGATGCCAAAATGCCATGTCATACACATGCTCGCTGCAGCTCGTGCCTGGTTACGAGTAGGGGTGTAAATGACATACGAGTATACAGATGCAAGCCAGTATGCCTGAGAGGTTGAGAACGGTTGGAACCGTAACACAACATACAGCGAACGCAGCTGCTCAAATCAGATGCCATACTATTTGGACGGAGAGGTTCTTTCTAAAGCATTTGActaaagaaagcatagttaggATTTATAGACAGGGAGCGGGATGATCAAAAGACAGCAGAATTTTTTTCCTTGTTTTACTTTCCTATGCTTTACTTTTTGAACCTCCTTATCCTATTTACGTCGAGGTTGGTATTGTTCTGATGGAATGCTGGAGTGAGACGAAGGTTGCCCCTCCTTCGGGGGCAACATGCTTAAGAAACTTCCTTGAACAGGCTCCTCTTCGTCCATGCTCTCTGTTCAGAGATAAATGAAGGTAAGTGGATCGATCACAAAGATAAGGTAATGGAAGGGCAAGTAAAATACTGGCTCTGCTCATTACCAAACAATGTCTTGATGGTCGGCCGCTTTGGCTTTGAAGTCTTTTTCTTCAACTCTGCTGTTGCACCGAGCACAAAATCAttatattgtcaaactaaatgTATAATTAAACAAGGCGAAATAGTGCAGAGGATGAACAAGGTTAAGGGAGAGCCAACCAATTCCTGCCACTTCATCATCATTTACAATTTCAAAGTTCTTGTAAGTATATCCAACAAAGTTAGCATCCTTCGATGGAAGCATCTGTAAAAGAATAGTATTCTTCAATTCATTGACAGGATAGCAATAAAATGAAGCTAAAATGCCTGATACGAGTAAATTTCTAGTCAACATCCTAAATATCTGTGCCCTCCAAATCTTAGCAACCTTGGAAACGCATAAGTTTCTTCATATTTCATGGTTAACAGATGCATGCTAGATGAACAACAATACTTTTTCATGCCCGATGCCATGAGGGGAAAATCAATGAACAAACATAAACAATAAAAGATTACACTTGAACAGCAGATATGGAACTGTCTATAACTAGTTCTGTACTGTAAACTTCCTCTACCAAAAAAGTTTTCATGGAAAGTCATGCATACCTTTCTCCATGGGCCAGACTTAGATGAACTTTGCATTTGAGCACCAGTCTGCAAAATAGTGAATTTGATAATCAAATGCGTGATCAGTACAACTTTTTTAGAAATGTTTATTAAAATTGTCCATGCAATCATAATTCAGGTTTCACCATATCAACAACAAACGTGCTATCATTGAAACAATGAAAGAACAGAGTATTACGATTGGAAAATCCCAAAGGCCAAAACCAAGATTAATACTGTTTAAAGCCCAACTGATATAATAGGAAATCACACTAGATTCCTCCCGATTTGCCCAGCTGTATTGCCTAAGCAGCAGGTATAATTTGTGATTAGAGCACTGAATTCATTTAATTGTACTACTAGGGATATAGCCTGGAATGTTTTGACTTTTGAATACCCTACAGAGAGATTCAGCCTACAATGAATAGGGAACCAAGGAATTATCACATGCTGATATTCAACCCTCTGAAATGAACATCGCTCAAGACATTCTGAGGAACCCCTTGAGTGGTTTTGAGCAGTTGTGGCCTCTGCCCCAATCTCTATTTGTTTACGCCGGTGCTAGTTGATTGGCTAGATAACTCAGAAGCAGGGTAGTAGCCTAGCAGTAGTGTTCACACTTAGTGTGAGCCGCTTTTTTCTCTTATGTCTGTTTCTGTTTCAAACTTCTGTATTTCCCTTTTACTGTGAATGGAAATGGGGTTGGACCTTGTCTCGGGGGAAAAAAAGCATTCTGGGGAATCCCTTCTATTCAATCTGTACTTATGCTAGCAGTGCCCACAGGTAGTGTTCGAATCCAGAATGAACACTACTCGATATgacaataaaatgaaaataagctCACATACACTGTATCAACGACTGGTATGTGGCATTGACAACCACCAAATTTTATACAGTAGGCAAATATATTGATGCAGATTATCTGCAGAAGTAAACCAACTGGGAAAGTAGAATATTACCTCCtcaaatttctcaaaattttgagtaTCTAACTCGCCATTAACTTCTGGTATGAAAGCAGCTTTCATCTGATACAACTGATCCCATTGAACACCTCTAAACCATGGATGCGCCTAGAGAGGAAATTATAGTGAAATTAGTTGGGTATTTGAGAGCAATGCACGTGTATGCATAAAACATGACGCACTTTTATTTCATGGGCTCCTTTTGTGCCTAGCCTCTGCTCGACATTACACAAAAGCTTGCTGATGAGATCCTTAGCTTCGGGAGAAAGCTTTGCCTCTTCAGGGAATTTCAAGTGACTTCTCCAGTTCACAATCTGCATGAACAGAGAAAAACTAAGTTGAGATGCATGCTCATAAGTCATAATAGTATTTTGCTTTACTACAGTAAATGAGGCAGATGGGGAATTTGCATCCATACACTTTCCATCTATACCAGAGGGCTAGTCAATGAGATGTGGGATCATTTTTATATAATGGCCACAATAATTAAATAAGCTTATAACCACTAACTCCCAGCCACAATGTAATTGTGGTCACAAGACAGTCATACTACTGTGGCACATCGTGTAACCTGCTCTCATGTAAGTGTTACAGTTTGGCACGATTTATGAAGTTTGCATTGGACAAACCTAAATATAGAATATGTATAACAAGCATATGTATCCTGTGGATATCACAGGTACCTTTCTGCAAGTTGACATTGGATCCTCTGAATAAAATGGAGGGTAACCAACAAGCATTTCATACATGATAGCACCAAGGGACCACCTaaggaagaaaaaaatgtgATGTCAAGAATCCATGAAAATACACAATGCATAGGGGTGTCACAGAATTACTAAGTTTAATAACGAAAGATAAAATTGCAAGAAACCTAACCAGTCACACTCCATTCCATATCCTTTCTTCAGTAGAACTTCTGGAGCAATATAATCAGGTGTACCAACTGTTGAATATGCCTGTGTGCCAAAAGTGCAATTAAAAAAAGTTAACTGTGCTCAAGTGTATGGTCAGCATGACAACACAGAAACCAGAATTGTGGAAAAGGGTACAAAAATCTAGCTGAAGACATAGGAAGGACTCAGGTTTACCATGAACTGGTGTCATGTATGATTCACATAATCCACTAgacaattaaaaaaaaaagtcaaccACAGGGGCAGACTCCTCCTGGGTTGTGTTCTAATAAAGTGCCGTGTTTTGAACCCAGGGTCAACAAATAATATATCCTTAAAATTAGGAACCATTATCATCCTTTTAGAAGTTTAATAATGATTGATTCAGATAGATATGTCCAGACTAACTACAAACTTCATTAGTGAAAACACAGTTCAAAACCTGACAGTTGGAAGGAGCAGTGTAACTTCTGTATGGCTTTATGACAAATAGGATGCCAAAAGTAGATAAAGTGCAGGCAGAGAAAATTGGGTCACGacaatcaaataaaaaactacCATAACATTGGAATGCTGTTTCCTGGTCGTCGATAAGTTAACCCAAGTTCGGATATACCTACCAACATTCGGCGATTCTTTTGCCAGTGTGATAGTTGCTCCTGCTGTGTACGCCTCGGTGCAGAAGGGTTGCTTAACCGACTGGTATTATCAGGCAAAGGTTTGGTGCCTTTTCCAGGTGTATAATCTGGTTCATTCAAATTTGGAAAATTACTGCTGTCCAAAGGTTTACACAAACCGAAGTCAGAAAGCTTCAGGTGACCACTGCGATCTAACAATAGATTGTCTGGCTTGATATCCCTGATAAAAGGAACACAGAGATACATCATTTAAATTATAGGATCACCAGGCCTTTTTAGGGGGAGGGAATGGAACACTTGTATGGTACCGGTGAATGTAGTTGTGCTTGTGAATAGATTCAATGGCAAGCACAGTTTCTGCAATATAAAATCTAGCTTCATCTTCTGTTAGTGTGTCCTTGCGCATAAGTAAAGTCATCATGTCCCCACCAGGAAGGTATTCCATGATGAGATATAGGAACTCTTCATCTTGGAAAGAATAATAGAGCCTAACTATGTAAGCACTATCAACTTCTGCAAGAAGATTCCTTTCAGCTTTGACATGTTCTACCTGAAATATGCACATACGTGTCAGAGTATAACATGCAAATCAGAAATAGAGACAATGCAGACAGACCGTACATGGTACCTGGCCCCTACGAAGCATTTCAGATTTCTTGAGCTTTTTCATTGCGTAAACATTCTTGGAGGTCTTCTCTCTACAAAGACGCACCTGCACAATTACAATTTAGAGTGGCGTAAGTGACTCAGGGAAAAGAATAGCATAACAagtaaagaaaggaaaagagccAAGAGTCAACTGAAATAGAAGACAGAAGAAAAATACTACTTAAAACTGCATGAATCAACTGCACTAggtaacattttttttctcttattttcttcttgaaaataaagaaaaggtgaAGCCTTGTAGCGAAAAGGTGTTCATCCAAATATAttgatgaaatattttttaaaaaaaagtaacCAGCAGATGGCAAAGACATGACAGATTAACTCCAAGAATCTAAAAGCCCAGAATGGACATCAAGGACAAAAGGCTTCTTTTTTCACAGGTATATTCTGAAAAACAAGGACTGCACCCTTTTCCATAAACAGTGGCAGGCATAGGAGGTGAGTGAAACATAAGCAGCTGGTGAATCTATCTAAAGATGCACGTTCCTCTCAAAAATGGTTAACTGCCTGCAAGACACGATAAAGAGGTCTAGTCCACCGAAACAACCTTAACGATGGAGGAGGAACATGAAAATGGTATGGTGGAAACAGCCAGGCTGCATTACATATTTGCATATGTGCACGCAACGAATAGAAACTCAGCACAAGCATGCATCAAGGGACCACATGACAATTGAATGCCATCAATTTGGAGACTAAAGCTGATATGGCCCATAGAAGGTTCAAATACCAAAGAATTCTAACGTGACAGAATAATGTCAGCAGTACAAGGACAACAAGGTTAACTTTATCCCAGTTTTCTTACAAGTTTCAAGCAAAGGAGTTATGTGTAAAGTTGTAAAATACAAGAAAGAGCAGCAAGGTAGTACAATTTTCCAATTATATGAAATATCCACGTTTATTTAGTGAAAAAAGATTGTATGCCCAATAATGTCAAGTacaacactagtatgtgtagaaCAATCACAGATGGGATAGAATTCAAAATACAAAGAAATACTGAGAGTATACCATTGCTCTGGTATGCACAAATTGTTAAAAGTCCGATAGCAGGCAGGAAAATGATGGAGACTAAAATGAACAGTACCTCTCCAAATGCACCTCTCCCAATAATAGTCAAAAGTTCAAAATCTTCAACTCCCATCTTGTGCCTCTGCAAACGCATGTATTCAGTCTCCTTTTTTTCCAAATGCTTCAAAATATTATTTTGCTCTTCTACAGGAACTTCAGCATCTTGTAATTTTCTCTCCAACATCCAGCGCCTAAAAGCAAACCAACATGTTATAGACGTAAGATATAAAAAATATTGCTGCAAGTGAATGCCATTGAGTAGAAGGAAACACAGAGAAGTAGATTGTATGCAGAATTGAGTGTGAATGTGTGTGGTGGTTGTGGGGGAGGGGGAAGGCGGCATGCGCACAGCATTTAGAATGAATATGTAAATTTACTTGAGTAAATTGTTCGTTTAATAAGGCAATCCTAAAAAATCAGCTCATGCATTATATTTTGGTGTTAAGATATTGGTTTTGCTAAGTCACTGTATTCCTAGAAGGCTAGAACTTAATATAGTACCTAACTTGAGTTAACGCCATAACTGGGCTTTCTATTCTGGTCACAACCAAGGTCCCAACACACTAGTAAGGACTTGATCTTAATCATCCACATGGCTGCACCTGTGTTTACCATTCCAGTCCCAACATGGCATGTGAATTGTTGTTGGGCATCCTGGTCAATAACAGTAAGATGGGGTCATTCAATTCTTTCCATTCTACACTAACACTACAACTGAAACTTCGATTTTTGCTACTTGTATGTAAAAATCAATGGGTACTAAATGTACAGCTAAAGTAGGCAAGGGTACAAACAATTTTGAGTCCATTGGACTGCCTACCTCTCTTTCCTATCTTGCAGGGACTTCATCTGGGTCTTGTAATGGTTCTCGATGTACTGCTTTGCAGCAGCAACCCTCTGTTTTGTCGCACTAGAAGGGGCATCATCCATCGGGGGCTTTCCTGAATCCTTTCCATGGCTGGCAGCCACTGCAGGAGACTTCGATTTGTCCCTCAGCTGGAACTTGTGGAACCAACTTCTTGCAGAATCCATCCCCACTCACAATGGCATCATCGC containing:
- the LOC120664963 gene encoding serine/threonine-protein kinase tricornered-like, producing the protein MDSARSWFHKFQLRDKSKSPAVAASHGKDSGKPPMDDAPSSATKQRVAAAKQYIENHYKTQMKSLQDRKERRWMLERKLQDAEVPVEEQNNILKHLEKKETEYMRLQRHKMGVEDFELLTIIGRGAFGEVRLCREKTSKNVYAMKKLKKSEMLRRGQVEHVKAERNLLAEVDSAYIVRLYYSFQDEEFLYLIMEYLPGGDMMTLLMRKDTLTEDEARFYIAETVLAIESIHKHNYIHRDIKPDNLLLDRSGHLKLSDFGLCKPLDSSNFPNLNEPDYTPGKGTKPLPDNTSRLSNPSAPRRTQQEQLSHWQKNRRMLAYSTVGTPDYIAPEVLLKKGYGMECDWWSLGAIMYEMLVGYPPFYSEDPMSTCRKIVNWRSHLKFPEEAKLSPEAKDLISKLLCNVEQRLGTKGAHEIKAHPWFRGVQWDQLYQMKAAFIPEVNGELDTQNFEKFEETGAQMQSSSKSGPWRKMLPSKDANFVGYTYKNFEIVNDDEVAGIAELKKKTSKPKRPTIKTLFESMDEEEPVQGSFLSMLPPKEGQPSSHSSIPSEQYQPRRK